DNA sequence from the Papio anubis isolate 15944 chromosome 7, Panubis1.0, whole genome shotgun sequence genome:
GGGCTATTGACGCAGTCCACGTCTGCGCAGTAGTTGTTACGCGCCCTGGCCTGCCTCAGCGCCTGCGCAAATTGGCACCCCGGGGGCGCGGAGTTAGGTCACGACGGGGTGCGCAAGCGCAAACAGCACATCCGGTGTGGTCGGCTGGTCCTCTAGGAGTTTTGGGCGCGCGGACCGGAGTACCTTGCGTGTAGTTATGTCGGCGTCGGTAGTGTCTGTCATTTCGCGGTTCTTAGAAGAGTACTTGAGCTCCACTCCGCAGCGTCTGAAGTTGCTGGACGCGTACCTGCTGTATATACTGCTGACCGGAGCGCTGCAATTCGGTTACTGTCTCCTCGTGGGAACCTTCCCCTTCAACTCTTTTCTCTCGGGCTTCATCTCTTGTGTGGGGAGTTTCATCCTAGCGGGTAATGGTTCTATAAGTGATCATAACAATAATGTGTTACTTTGGtgtgttgcttttgttttcatagtACTCTATATCAGACCACCGCCCCTTGAAGTTATGAGAAGAGCCTGCATTGCCCTTTTTTTGTgaatggggaaattgaggcccagaaagCTTAGATCACATGCCTAATAACAAACGGCTGTGTAGGAGTTGGACTTAAATGTCTAAAGAAACCACCTTCGTGCTGCTACTCCACCTGGTGATCCACTCCACTTAATATTGGTCCGGGGAAAACCCTATTCCAACTTTAACTTAGGTTTAACACAAGTCTAAAATTAGTAgacttttcaaatgaaaaacCCAACCTTGAATCATCTCTGTCATCTTGACCTAATCACTACCAATCTCCGGTAAAACGTTTCAATGAAAGTGCAAAGAATATAAATGCTGGTGCTTTTCTTGTTGAATCATCCTTTACTTGATTTTGCCTTTTAGCTGCTActactttttttcttgtagaggaaGTTGTTATTTCACTGTCCTAAACCCAATTTTTGTTCACATAATTCTATTTTagccttatttttccttttgattccaGGATTTGGTAACCTTGTGGACTGCTATATTTAGCGAGAACTGTCTCCATCAATTTTTGTCAAAATCTGACTTTTCTTGCCCAACGGGGATTCAGTGAATACTGAAAACAGGCGTGGCCTCTATCGCTGGTATCACCTGCTACTTTGACTTTGAAAACATGCCAGCATTCATGGTTTCTTTTCAGTGTGATCATCAGTCAGGTCATCAGTTATATTTTCAG
Encoded proteins:
- the DAD1 gene encoding dolichyl-diphosphooligosaccharide--protein glycosyltransferase subunit DAD1, producing the protein MSASVVSVISRFLEEYLSSTPQRLKLLDAYLLYILLTGALQFGYCLLVGTFPFNSFLSGFISCVGSFILAVCLRIQINPQNKADFQGISPERAFADFLFASTILHLVVMNFVG